The Halorubrum sp. BV1 genome contains the following window.
TGTTTGAAAAGAGCACAGAGCGGGAGATGTAGGTTATCGACAGGGCGAAGACGGGAACCTGTCCGGATGCCCCCGACGGGCGATCTATTGGAAAACGCCCCATACGGGGTGACAGAGCCAGCAGATCCCGGATGTTCTTGAGGCAAACACAATTTCACTACCACTGGTGCCACCGACACAGGCTTCACGATGAGCCGTCTTCCGGACAATTGCGACAACCACCTATAGCGATTGCCCTGTCTACGACTCGACGCCGTTGTACGATCGGAGTTCACTCGCTGGCCTCGAAGAAGACATCCGAACCGTTGCGGCCACCTGGTTTGACCACGAGGCCCACGACTCTGTCACCGAATTCGTCGCTCACTACCCGTTGACGTATGTCGAATTTCGCCCCGACGACCGGTATTCGAGAGCAACGCGATACGAGATGGCGCAGCTGCTCCGCGCGTTCCTGCTCAAAGAAATTCACGGCTGGACCCACGAGACGGCACTCGCCACGTACCTCACCCAACGCCCAAAACTCCGTGAGCAACTGTGTCTGGAGATGGTCCCAGACCAATCGACGCTCTGGCGCAGCTGGCACGAGCGGTTCACCACTGACCTCCGGAAGTCAGTCGAGACGGTGGCTCGAATGATCCTCATCAAAGCTCAGGATGCGGGTGTCGCGGTTCCGCGTGAACCGGCACGAAAGCTCCAGCATCACGATGGCAAGTCTGGTGAGTCAGAATCAGACGATCAAACCACGTTGGAGCAGGCAGCGAAGCTCACCGACCACGTCAGCCGTATCGTCTTCCCGGCGTTTTCGCTGGATCGTGGGGACGGCTGTGAGATACATGAGAACGCCTACTGGGGATTACAGACGTATCTCGGACTTCGCGAGCAGCTGGCTGCGAACGAAGGAGCTCGCAGTTTCGTCTACGAATCGACTCGGGATCGGACACCGCTGGGGCACGCCCATCGCGACCACATCCGCGACCTCTCTATCGAGCAGATTCGCGAGATGTACCGACAGGCGATCCGGCACCTCATCGGCGAGGTCGCAGAGACAGAGCAGTTCTTCCAGGCGGGTATTGTCGCCATCGACATCACTGAGGCCGATCCCTTCACCGGCAATAGAACGGGCTACGAGGACGAGATCATCGGGACGAAAGAACAGACCGACGAGTACGCGTACCAGTGGGCGACAGTCCAGCTGGTCGGCAACGCCGTCCCGCTCGTCCTTGATGCCCGCCCGGTACGGAAAGGCGAGAGTCGGAAGGACATCGTTGAGGACTTGCTGGATTCGGCTGAAGAGCTCGTCCACGTCGATAACGTGCTGATGGACCGGGAGTTCGATAGCCAGCACGTCCTAGAGATGATCAGCCAGCGCGGGCTTTCCTACGTCGTTCCGAAGCGGATGCAGACCAGCGAAAAAGCTCAGGCAAAGCGGTTGCTCCAGCGCGATCAAGACCGATACGAGACCGACCGTAAACTCCATCTGGGGAAGAACGAGTGGCACGAGACGACGCTGATCTACCGCCGGAAAGAAGACTCTGAGCACGACGACCATCGACAGTACTCGGTGTTCATGTCAAACCGAGGTGGTAGCTTCCTCACTGAGTATAGGTATCGGTGGGAGATTGAGAGCGGCTATAGGTCGATCAAGCGGTTCATGGCCGCGACGACGTCTACGGATTTCGGACTGCGATTCTTCTACTTCGCGTTCGCGTGCCTCTTATACTCAATCTGGCGAGCGATCGATCTACTCGTGCAGGCCGAGTTGACTGGAGAATACGAACGGTCACCGATGCTGACTGCAGATAATACACTCACGCTGTTGAAGAAATAGGCAGGAATCGGGTAGTAGACTGCTCTATCCGTGATAGAGCGTCGTCTAAGTGGCAACGCTACCGAAAGTTTCGAAAAAACCGCCCACATAGTAGGAAATCCAACAAGAATGGCCGTTTGGAGAGCGATCTGAAGCAGATTCCACTCATCAATTCAGTCGGAACCACGCATCATAGCCCCGCTAAACCCGCTATAGTCTCAACTTCCAAGTATCAAAAGTTAATATCGCGAAATACGGTTTATTTGATCCGGGCTGACCAGAATTCTGACCACCCAGCCAGTCGAAATTCGTCGGTACGTCCCGAGTTCACTCGAGTAGCGAATACATATTTCTCTCGTACGTCTCGCGAACTTGGTTCCCCCAATCGTGCGTGTACGTGTCGATTATGTCGTCGGCGACGTCACCGCGGAGGTACTTGACCACTCCCCGGTCGCCGGTTCGGTCCCGGAGGTGCGTGGTGAAGAAGTGTCGAAAGTAGTGTGGAGTGACGTTTTCAGTGGCCCCGCCGCCGGTTCGATACCACCCGGCATCTCGGGCGTATCGT
Protein-coding sequences here:
- a CDS encoding transposase, translating into MATTTYSDCPVYDSTPLYDRSSLAGLEEDIRTVAATWFDHEAHDSVTEFVAHYPLTYVEFRPDDRYSRATRYEMAQLLRAFLLKEIHGWTHETALATYLTQRPKLREQLCLEMVPDQSTLWRSWHERFTTDLRKSVETVARMILIKAQDAGVAVPREPARKLQHHDGKSGESESDDQTTLEQAAKLTDHVSRIVFPAFSLDRGDGCEIHENAYWGLQTYLGLREQLAANEGARSFVYESTRDRTPLGHAHRDHIRDLSIEQIREMYRQAIRHLIGEVAETEQFFQAGIVAIDITEADPFTGNRTGYEDEIIGTKEQTDEYAYQWATVQLVGNAVPLVLDARPVRKGESRKDIVEDLLDSAEELVHVDNVLMDREFDSQHVLEMISQRGLSYVVPKRMQTSEKAQAKRLLQRDQDRYETDRKLHLGKNEWHETTLIYRRKEDSEHDDHRQYSVFMSNRGGSFLTEYRYRWEIESGYRSIKRFMAATTSTDFGLRFFYFAFACLLYSIWRAIDLLVQAELTGEYERSPMLTADNTLTLLKK